CACTGCGACGGTGTCGGCTGGCTCGTCACCCTTCGTGTACCAGTACGCTCGCCAGACGTACCCCTCGTGACTCACCTGGTCACCGTCGCGGTACGCCCTGTCGGACTCCCACGCATCGACTGTCTCCGTGGCACCGACAACTGTTCCCGTTGCGGACAACCCGCCCAGCGCCGTGACGGCACGGAGGAAACTCCGCCGAGTATCTTTCATAACAGCGGGGAGCGTGTTACCGGGTATAAATTGCGAGCCCAAGTTATCAAATGTAATAATAACTGCCGGATAATTCATGCAAAGGTGGTGTTAAATCCGCTTATATTGCGTTCTGTAGCGACACTCCGAATTCATGCTCTATTTCAGTATCTAATAACCACGGGGCGATGTGGGTCCAAACAGCGGCCACTGGCAGACGGGCTCGTCGACGGTCTGTGTCGCGGTCCAGCAGATATCGGCGCTATCGGAACCCCCCTCGCAGGCGTTCCTCGACGCACGATTAGTGGGCGTTGGGCCGCTCTCGTGAGGGACGTTGCGGCGTGCCACTCGACATGTCCGCGACACACTCACGACAGAACTGGTAGCCCTCTTGGTTTCTCGCACCGCAGTTGGCACAGGTGACCACACCCATCGCCTGCTCGTCACTGGTGGCCGGCGGCGTCGCCCCGGGGTCGGACTGTGCGGCTCCGTTCGCTGGTTCGCCCTGGCGGCGATAGGCGTACAGCATCGTCAGGATGTGCACGCCCACCAGTAGGGCGATGGCACCGTACAGCCATTCACTCCCGAGCATAGCTGACACTACGGTGAGGCGACACTTGAGGGTTGTGCATAGTTCACACGGATGGGTGCGCCTAGCTGGTCGCGTCCGCCCGTCGACGGCCCGACACAGCGGCCTGTGACCGTTCGCCAGCTGTCACGACCAGACGCTGTATGTCGCCAGCCTGCCGAGCGTTCAAATAGGGTGCCGGGGCCACCACCTCGCCATGGGACAGCGCACGCTCGTGGTCGTTCCGCGACCCGGAGGCGGCTTCAACTGTCGATACGCCCACTGGGGTGTGACGGCCGACCCGCTCGCCCAGTCCCGGCCACTGGGCCGCGAGTGGTCGGCCGGGGCCGTCC
This sequence is a window from Haloarcula salinisoli. Protein-coding genes within it:
- a CDS encoding DUF7577 domain-containing protein, coding for MLGSEWLYGAIALLVGVHILTMLYAYRRQGEPANGAAQSDPGATPPATSDEQAMGVVTCANCGARNQEGYQFCRECVADMSSGTPQRPSRERPNAH